TTTACTGTTCAAATTCGTATCCGAGTGTTTGTAAATTCaaatatatatttaaaaattcgtcaaaaaaaattattacaaaaaaaacagCCGTAATAGTGATAATAAGGGCCAAGAGGGGGGAAATTAAGAGGAACCAgtctgaaaaaatcacaatgcgACGTCATTCATGTACGAATGACGTAAATGAAAATTAACTATGTAGTCGGAATTAGTCCTTTGAACGCTGATGGCAAAAGGATCAGTCGGATGGAAAATAAAAGCCACTAACCGTCGAGCAGCTGCCGGCACCGCTCTTCCTAACAGTCCTGCGTACATTTTAAACTTCAAAAGACCAGATTGTCTTTCGTAAAACCTGGAAAAATGATAAGTATcgataaaacatgaaattaattAGAAGAAAAATGTACTAAGGTGAATCATTACCTGATTGGATGTTCACCACAGCCTTTAGGTCGTTCCATGGGAGATATCCATTTATCATCGTAACTAAACAGAGATAAATCCAGGTACGGTGTACAGCTGTAAGACTGAGCGCTGATTGGTAACTGAGCTAGTATTCTTCTGGTGGCTTCGGTAGGGCCACCGTATCGAGCACTGATTATAGTTTGCTTGAATCTTTGAACTGCTGATCTATAAAAACCACACGCAGAAGGATTAATCCATCGTTACTTAATGCAACATCGATCACGTTCACAGCTGATGGGAAAATTACTCACCTAGCATACATATTATTCGAAGGAGAACACGTATATTGAGACTCCGAGTTTAGTTTAGCGTTTCTAAAATGATCggtgaaattttccaataaatagAGCAAGTCTTCGGAGATATTTTCATACACAGCGATCACCTGTGCACAAATTCGTTCGCAATTAGttccttttcaacaaaatgtacGAAGCACATTGAACAAATACTCGATTAAAATACATACTTCGGTCGATATAATATtataaacaacaaaaaacgaAGGTTGGGAATTAGTTTCAGTTGTTTTCAGAACAACTACATCTTCCGAAGCGTACTTCAGCAACAGGTGATTCTCATCTAACAACTGCATCTTCCACAGTCTCAATTCTCTGAactgaaaatacataaaataattaCTCTCTATATTGGTAAAATgtacgaaaaacaaaaatactcatCTAAATTCACCAACCTGATCAAAATGAGTGTAAAATTTCCTCAACGCCAGCGCATTGTTCGTCCTGGCCGATGTTTCTGCAGCTTTCTTATACAGAAACACCAACAGCCTATGTTTCAACGAATTAATCGACGTTTCTCTGAACGGTTTAAGTAGCGAAGGATTCGAAGAAGCGTACACCGAAGAAGTAATCAAATGATCATTTTCATAGCAAAATCTTCCAATCACCCGAATATTAACAAAAAGGCCATCGACTACCAAATAGATATACACCGTTTGATGTTGCACCGATAAAACAGCCAATCTATCTTTAAACAAATACAGTCCTTGGTTATGCGACAGGTAGATTTTATCCACCTTGAAATTCAACGTATCGCATAACCGACCAGCTTCCAAATCAACCAAATGTAAAGATATGTCTTCCAGAGGTAACCGAGTGTTCGGAGTGACAGCTTCGTTATTCGTATACACTTCGTAGAAATGAGGTCGAATATCTTCAGGAATATACGCAGCTGATCCAACTATAACGTATCTGCAATCTTCGGTGAACAAGCTGCATTCTCTATTCAGTTGTTTATTGCTTTGAGCTACAGGTACTGTGTATTTCAATTGGAATAACCTATTGAAGATATTATTCCTTATGTTTTCGCTATCCGGATGGCTCGTGTTACCGCAGAACTCTCCGCTGCATTTTTCCAGCAAATCGGTCGCAGCTGTACAGCCTTTATATTGATATATCTCCAGAGACGTTTGATCGGATGAAAATGCTATGAAGTGTTGACCATTTGGACTGAACTTACGTAAGAAACACGGTGGTTTTTCCACATTGACTACGGTAAAATTAGGGAAAATGTTCAAGTAGAAGGAACGAGTTGCTTGATGGGCTCCGGTTTTATGAACTCCGTAGATTTGACGATTTATTAGACGGTAAACGATGTTCTGCTTTGGGATTTTTCGAGTCTGAATTTGATACGGGCCGTCGTCCATTTATCCATTAATTTCGCCAAATCTAAATACACAGCTGGGCTACTTACGCGAACAGTTCGATAATACGATGATTAAAGattgaaataacaaaatattCGCATTATAAaaagaattattagaaaattggaacgattttgaaagtttctgTATCCTGTTTAgtgttttcgtaaaaaattcttTCGAAACACATTCGTTGGTGTTCGGGTGTTTCCGTGATGGCTTCGGGTCATTATCAAATTGTTCGAACAATGTTGCCATTTTATTCGGAAATAAAACCtactttgagaaaaattcaatcaatttttattctaagAAATGCTTCTAATTGCGATggaaatagtttgaaaataattttgcttTATTAAGGAACTAAAAAGACAGAAATTCACGAAGAAAAAGAGAACTTCGAGTCCAGAAACTGTGTTTTAAAACACaaccaaattcaaaaacacTTTTCTCACCTGCTTCGAGTCAATTCTGATTCTGAATCATCcactgataaaaattgaaaacaaatcctcttcaaaatcaaaatagcgtcattttcaaaaacccttgaaaaatattctaaaatgtGCTGAACTCAGCTGAAGTTAGCTTCGCTTAGTACCGCCAGATCTTCGCGATCAATCCGCACCAACGATGCCATCATGCTGTTCGTTTTCACCAAATCTGCGCGAATTTGAGCCATGAAACCAGACCAACAAACCTCCGATCTCGAGCGACAAGTAATCCTGCTCGCATTACGCTCCAGATTAGCCATACTAGTATTACAATTCATCTTTAACTTGATCATTCCTGACCATCAAAGCGATGCGTTCGTGTCTCCATTCACTAGCTTACCAAAAACCTCCCTAGACACCGGTGTAGATTGGCTGCTGGGAGGATTACTACGATGGGATGCTCAGTACCATTTACACGTTTCAATCTACGGTTACGTGTATGAAAACTCACTAGCGTTCTTCCCAGGATTCGCCGTTTGCATTAAGTTAATCGGTAGCATCGTCGAATACGCTTTGTTCCCTTTGAACATCGTATCCGTTCATTTGATCTCAGCTCTACTCTTCAATCTAGTCTGTTTCACTCTAGCAGCCAAAGCACTGTACAGATTATCTGTAAGGAAATTACAAGATGCAAATTTGGCCTTCTTGGCATGTACTTTATTCTGCATAAATCCTGCTAGTATATTTTTCACTGCACCGTACTCTGAATCATTATTCTCATTGCTGACATTCACCGCAATGTTAGCAGAAGATGGTACTTGGAAACAATACTTCGTGATCAGTCTTTCAGCTATTGTACGTTCAAACGGTGTGACAAATTTAGGATTCCCTGCATATGGACAGCTCAAGAAACACGCTTATATGCCAAAGAGTATTCTGAACTGGATCTCATTCCTGGTACAGCTCGCTGTGATCGTCGTTTCAACCATGTCTTTATTCTTCCTTTACCAGATGTACAGTTACATCAGATTCTGCACAAACTATCCGTACAAACACTCGCCTGAGGTGATTGAAACAGCTCTGGCTAAATCCTACGTTCTAGCTGGTCAAGGTACGAGTGGAATGTGCAATCAGACCCACGTAATACCTTATTTTTATATCCAGAATCACTACTGGAACGTTGGGTTCTTGGAGTACTTCCAGTTAAAACAGATACCAAACTTTGCTTTGGCCTTTCCCATCATACATTACGTCAGTACCGAATGTATCTCGTATTTTAAACGAAATACAGACCTGACTAAATCATTAGGTTTGAGTCGAGTACACCAGAATACGAGAATGGCTTTGATATACGAATACATCGTTCATCTCAGCGTTCTACTTGTAATCTGCCTGTTCTTTGTGCATATCCAGGTAGCTACTCGAATCCTGTGTTCATCTAGTCCAGCGTTGTACTGGTTATGGGCGATGATCATTTATTCCAAGGAGAAAAAGACTGTATTTAGTCTGAGCGATGTTCCGCACATGACTACTGTTAGTTTTACTATATTTTCTTATTGTTTGATATATTGCGTACTGGGTACGATTTTATTCAGTAATCATTATCCTTGGACTTGAGTTCAAGTTTGTAAGATATAAGATTACTTTCCTATTAATAATAAActcttttataaatttataaaacgtATTTAATTTAACAAATTTCCTGTACATtgtaacaaacaaaaaaagaaaaggagaGAAATTGGAAACCAATAACGACGATGATAagataatttacaaaattgtttacaaaaaaaaaacatatgtacTACGCAAACCAACTGGAATAAATAATAAAGGTCACTGATACTCGGATGAAGGATTTCTCTTCTGGTCGTTAATGAATTATTGTATCAAACAATTGGAAATAAAAGGGGGAATAAGAGGGGGGTAAACAAtgataaaatcaaaacacaataGCATATCGATGGTGTTGTGGATAAAAGGCCAAACTGAGTTTCCAACTTGCATTCTAAACTCGAAAGTGTCATATCATCGTTCGAGAGTGGACAGATTGGCCCTTTTGTATTTGTTCAACCTACaggttcaacatgaaaaaaagggccaatctgataaatttggcaaaaaataatagatGTTTTGTTGTTGATAAATggcaaatgcttagcaaatgggaaatattcggccgcgaaatgaaagctcataTAGTCTAATATTGTATGTAGGGGTGAAATCGATTTGTTATCAGTCATCAGTGAAGGTTCGAGCTTTGGTATCTTTTTTAATCATCTTCAGAatgaactcttttttttgacggataaaattcgtttcctgaggctcttttgatattttaatttctagaaaaaccAACAGAATTACTCAAATGTGTCCAAATAATGCCAAATACTTATACAGCGTACTCAAATTACCTGAATTTTTGGTCTTTGGTTCAGGTTCAAATAGTTTAGCAAATCCGTCATCTCGATCCttcctcatttcatttctaTTGAGAAAGAAGTTGTGATTTTGTAGCCTGAAGTCTCAGGTACACGATGATGtgcttaatttttctttatgagttatagaaaaaattttggaggccTTCGAATGGgccgaggaaaaaatttcaggtcatgcAGGATACACAAGTAGGTACACTTTGCGCTCTACCGGCGAGACTAATTCTTATAGCAAGCTGCATGAGCAGTAATTTTGTAGTCTGAAGTTACAGGAACATGGTGATGTATTTAGTTTTTCTGTACAACATGTTGTAACAATGTTGAACATGTCCAAAGTGACttgggcgttttttttttagtgaaaattaacATCACTTAGCTATACCATGATCTCGTTGAATTCATTCAAGAATATTTGTACaagtcaaacaaaaaaaactgaatacaccGCCGTGTTCCTGAGGCTTTGGACTATCAAATGATTGCACACACTGCTTGATATAGATATTAGACTTGCTACTAGACCGCAATGTACGATACTCCAGCCCCATCAACCGaataacttttctcaaaaatttcaaatacgatcaacattttttcgagttgTAGGTATCTAAAAACTGAACACACCACCGTCTTCCTAAAACTTCAAGCTATAAAATGAGCGCTCATTTggttcaaaatactcgtacctccATATAGGCTCTCCTCCAGAGCACTGTTGGCGATACTTTTTAATCCACCCtcgtattattttgtttactcGTAGGTCTGGGTTTTCTGAGATCATTTTGgtacatttgcaattttttttaaattactggcCATCAAAGATAAATTTGTAGTGGtctgtaatgtaaaaaaaaagtaaaaaaatagttCAGTTTCGCCGTTTTGGATTatactttcatgtaaaaaaatgcaGATTGGCCCTTTCGTATTTACTCAAAATGACCGAGAACAGATTTgccctttggaaaaaaaaaacagtttggcCTTTTATCCACAACACCATCGATATAAtaaataacttttcaaaattaactatgATCGATCATGGCAGTTTTGAGCGTCTAgattaaaaatgatttcgaCATATCGGACACGATGATTTGTTACTGGTGATGAACCAACGATactgaaatcataaaaattgtatcaGGTTTATTAAAAAGTTCGTCAATTCAATCATTAGGTAAATGAAATACGATCGGCGTTCACTTACTAAACATAATGGATGGAATTTTTTATGACACGTTTTACACGATTGTTTTGGTAACTGGTAATTACTGCTGTGAACGATTGAGAAACAAATGTAGCATTCTTCGACACCTTCGAATGCTTTGTCGACGTTACTTTTCCAAGACATGATTCCATCTCGAATCAAACCATTCTGAAGTAGTAATTCGTAACAATAATTAGTACTCGTTGCACAGACAGATACTCTTCTTCGTAAAACTATCCAAACTTCGCTTACTTGATGAGCTAGGTACATGTTCAACTGCTTAGCCCACGTTCGCCATCGATTCGATAACAAAACAACATTACTACTATCGACTTTCACGAACCCTAACGGATGATTAGCTGCTAATTGCATGGTTATCTCCATCGTAGCATCTTCCACCGTATACGAAGCTATTATCTGTCTAGTTGCCGGATACCCTTTCATCTAAGGAGCAAAAAAATACTATCGTAAGTTTCCCAAATCTCATCGAAAATCACAAACGATTCGATATCGAGTAAACACATACGGAGAACTTCTCGAcgttattttctttctttatagCTTTCATTTCTTCCATGATGAGCGTAGGTGATACGAATCTAGTGGTTAATTTATCCACTACGGTGGCCTCTTTCGAATCCATACTTTTCCACCATTGACGAACGAACGCCGGAAGTAACCATAACGACATGTAATACAATCTGCACACCAGCATGGTCAACTTCGCAGTATCCCAACGATCTACACGCATTTAAAACATCCATTAACATGATATTTGCTACATCTGAGtacatttttactcgaaatattTACCTTCGAGAGTGAATCTAGGCTCGATCGAGAACAGCTCGcggatttttttcaccacaGCGTCggataaattatttttgtgcACTTTTTCCGGCATCAAGGTTtgtaaattatgtaaaaacatttccaaatatCCTTCATCCCTGAAAACAACGAAGAACCGTTAACAAAAGTGTTGATTTACCGGAGACAAATCTTCAATGAGGTGGATTGTGAGCAAATACTCACTTCAACCAAGACGCGTATCTGTATCGGACTTGAACAGGAGCATTTTCGCACATCTTTATCACCACCATCCAAACCAATAAATACGAATGAACGTACACGTACGAGTCTGTATTCGGATCAAGTACTCTTTCGTCTCCATtcctaataaaaaattaaccattAAATAAGAATGTGTCTAGTTAGCTACAATTTAAGCAATTCAATTCCAATAGGAACATACTTATAACTAGATAGGACTATATTAACGATGGTTTGCAGAGACGATATCGATAATATCTCCAACGTTAACTTCTCTTCCATATCTTCGACCACCGAAACACACGAATCTTGTCCAACCATTTCCAAAGATAATctaaaacgagtaaaaaaaatacaatacgaTATAATCGTAAggtagaattcaaaaaaaaaaaatccaaaataatccAACTTCGACTCACTCAACGAGCACATAATAAGCTGCCAATCGCACCGGAGCGCAATAACTTTGAATTAAATCCGAACAAGCGCACAGCCAAAAGTTCAAATCCGGTCTGACGACAAACTGAATGAAATCTACGTGGGTTATGATCAAACCACTCAATGTATTCAATACTAGGAACTGTTCAACGTTCCTACATCCTTCACTTTCTGTAACAGCAAAAACATGTGAGGACTTTCATCGCAGAATATTCTTCGAAGCTTTGAAAATGTATTCAGAAAACAATTTATGTACCAGCGAGATTTTTCCAATTGTACGAAATAATGGTATGAGTTTCGGCGGCGAAAACGTTATTCCATTCGATGAACAGTTTATCGGAGTAGGTCACGTTCGAGGCTAATTTCGTCATCGATTTGAACATATCACAAACGGCCGAAATGAATATACACATCtggaacaaaagaaaaaaaaataatacgattaATTGTCAttcaggtgatttttttctacccttGAGTAGCTCATGATACTTCAAAAAGATgcataaatgcaaaaaaaaagatgacaGATGACTCAAGAGATTTACAAATTATGCTGGAAATTCAGAACTGACCTCAGAATCGTATTCAGTGACATAAAAAACCTAGAGATCGATACCTATGttgcatttttatcatttttgaaaaatcccaccCCCCTCTTCCCTTCCATTCAATGATAATGAACGCCTTTAAACCGTTTTGAATCCGAAAAACAATCACTGGTCACTggattcagtttcaaaaattgaaaaaactaaatactAAACACGTCACAGCCTTTCTTTTACAGAATCCATCTGAAGATAAGTATGAGTAGGGGGGGGGTGAAGGTTACCATGCGATgctaatttcataaaaaaaaaatcgaccagCATATCGATTGTAGCTTTTCAACCGCGCTGATCTCGAATTTCTGACTTATTTAACAGTTTCAACGAACTGAAGCTCGTCCCACAGTgattcagatgaaaaatttagttgaatgtgAAGAAAAAGCCTCCagaatgatccaaaaaaaccatcgaaaatGTTTTATGCCAAGCATGAAACATCcctttgaacaaaaattactcTACTAGGGTATTAAGGGAGAAGAGGGGGGGCGgtccaaaattcagaaatttaaaaaaaaaacaatatgggATATCGAATTACGGAAGTTGATTTCATTCTCATCAACAGTTTGCCCCTTTGACCAAAACTATCCCTTCTTGAGCGGGGAGGGGGAGGTTCCAAAAttcacaaatattgaaaaatgcaacATGGATGCAGAATTAGAAGTTTTTAaggaaattgatttcaatttcatcaaccaTTTGATAccttcaccaaaaataatttcattggatgcggggagaggggggttccaaaattcaaaaatgttgcaaaatgcAATATAGGCAtcaaattatcgatttttaagGACGTTGATATCAATTTCATCGACCATTTGCACCATAGACCAGAAATAACCTCACAAGAATGAAGAGAATGAggtttcatgatgaaaaattttgaaaaaaatgcaacatggGTTTCGAATTGAGGACACCGATTTCAATTCAAGAGTCAAATGATCTTCGTGAATGAATTCTGTGGCCTTTAAAAATCCAGATTTTGATACTCAtactgtatttttttggaaattttcaattttgaacgtCCCTTTCGAGGCTCTTCTTGGGGTTTGAggtcaaatgattttcaaaaatgagttctgcgcttctaaaaattcaaattttgatacgaattgaattttttggaaattttcaaatttgagcctcTCTTTTGGGTCTCTTTTTGGGAGTTGAggtcaaatgattttcaaaaatgaattccacgtttttaaaaatccaaattttgatctCCATTGTATTTTCtggaatttgtcaattttgaatctcCATTTTGGGGCTCTTTTTGGGGTTTGAagtcaaatgattttcaaaaatgaattttattttcaattttgaacctcATTTTCCGGACCTATTTCTGAGGTTAAAGGTCAAacggttttcaaaaatgaattctacgctttcaaaaatccaaattttgatctCCATtgtatttttgggaatttgtcaattttgaatctcCATTTTAGGGCTCTTCTTGGTATTTgaattcaaatgattttcaaaaatgaattctacgCTTCTAAAAAT
This region of Planococcus citri chromosome 5, ihPlaCitr1.1, whole genome shotgun sequence genomic DNA includes:
- the LOC135849293 gene encoding GPI mannosyltransferase 2-like — protein: MKPDQQTSDLERQVILLALRSRLAILVLQFIFNLIIPDHQSDAFVSPFTSLPKTSLDTGVDWLLGGLLRWDAQYHLHVSIYGYVYENSLAFFPGFAVCIKLIGSIVEYALFPLNIVSVHLISALLFNLVCFTLAAKALYRLSVRKLQDANLAFLACTLFCINPASIFFTAPYSESLFSLLTFTAMLAEDGTWKQYFVISLSAIVRSNGVTNLGFPAYGQLKKHAYMPKSILNWISFLVQLAVIVVSTMSLFFLYQMYSYIRFCTNYPYKHSPEVIETALAKSYVLAGQGTSGMCNQTHVIPYFYIQNHYWNVGFLEYFQLKQIPNFALAFPIIHYVSTECISYFKRNTDLTKSLGLSRVHQNTRMALIYEYIVHLSVLLVICLFFVHIQVATRILCSSSPALYWLWAMIIYSKEKKTVFSLSDVPHMTTVSFTIFSYCLIYCVLGTILFSNHYPWT
- the abo gene encoding DET1 homolog, with amino-acid sequence MDDGPYQIQTRKIPKQNIVYRLINRQIYGVHKTGAHQATRSFYLNIFPNFTVVNVEKPPCFLRKFSPNGQHFIAFSSDQTSLEIYQYKGCTAATDLLEKCSGEFCGNTSHPDSENIRNNIFNRLFQLKYTVPVAQSNKQLNRECSLFTEDCRYVIVGSAAYIPEDIRPHFYEVYTNNEAVTPNTRLPLEDISLHLVDLEAGRLCDTLNFKVDKIYLSHNQGLYLFKDRLAVLSVQHQTVYIYLVVDGLFVNIRVIGRFCYENDHLITSSVYASSNPSLLKPFRETSINSLKHRLLVFLYKKAAETSARTNNALALRKFYTHFDQFRELRLWKMQLLDENHLLLKYASEDVVVLKTTETNSQPSFFVVYNIISTEVIAVYENISEDLLYLLENFTDHFRNAKLNSESQYTCSPSNNMYARSAVQRFKQTIISARYGGPTEATRRILAQLPISAQSYSCTPYLDLSLFSYDDKWISPMERPKGCGEHPIRFYERQSGLLKFKMYAGLLGRAVPAAARRLVAFIFHPTDPFAISVQRTNSDYIVNFHLRHSYMNDVAL